One segment of Massilia sp. Se16.2.3 DNA contains the following:
- a CDS encoding type VI secretion system tip protein TssI/VgrG codes for MHTMMSPSLDLAHRASVEASVVELFSRFTQDTRLLGIRTPLGPDTLLVECLRGEEGLSSGFTFQVSLLSTDADIPLKWLIGQPALLELLTASPGMGRRPFHGYITAAQCVGANGGFARYTARIEPWCAFLKFGRDSRMFQDKTVFDILDAVFGRWQGMGKLVPMWRYDIANREVYPVRSLTCQYQESDFAFVERLMYEEGLFYYVEHSPAGNDEDPGCHTLVIADHNGAFQPNTQADIRFAQPGAVMREDSMDRWRIATRSVMESASMSSWDYRSVNDRPVAASAGSHTSGPINRDTPGAYAYPTRAQGERIVSNQLQARQLVKETHTGAGTVRTLAPGTTFSLHGHAHLDQAHSDDARTFLAVRVLHLANNNLSAELRGAVTQALGHEHAPAFGEEPRDSLHAPANAISERPLYRNRVDAIRSEVPYRSCNDDGHGVVLHPRPTITGQQTAIVVGPAGAAVHTDRDNRIKVQFHWQRNAGRDDQSHSRLHHPAPVGQTGAPADDRSGTWVRLAMPLAPIAGANWGAVAVPRVGSEVLVDFLDGNIDRPVVIGSLYNGAGETDAQHNRSAHGPGSTTGNAPAWFPGESGAHAHPAVLSGIKTQGMSTSQSGTGAHNQLVFDDTAAQSRLALQSRAASQADTAELNLGSLRHQVDNQRLHPLGFGAELHATGSAALRAARGLLLSTDKRTGASGSQLDSREALDQVEQSVALQSAMARTAQQHHAVLPGEKGDAGAKSAPLPALGAMEGIVDVLKSADTGATSVGGKGSVAAYSEPHLQLSSPVGIVATTPADAIFTAAHTSSLSAGQDLNLAAGANSGHAVKSGISLFTYGKASAKEKPNQERGIKLHAASGKLSSQSQSGETRLTADKTITVASVNKNVTVAANKHLLLTAQGACLKLEGGNIMLHAPGKVEFKASKKELTGPADGSVSKPSLPKAKEIYNEAFVVLDEETKQPLAHVRHRLESASGVMVEGVTDAQGRTQRIFTSKREELTLHLPKDE; via the coding sequence ATGCACACCATGATGTCTCCTTCTCTTGATCTGGCACATCGCGCTTCAGTGGAGGCATCAGTGGTCGAGCTATTTTCGCGCTTCACGCAAGATACCCGTTTGCTGGGTATTCGTACTCCTCTCGGTCCGGACACATTGCTGGTCGAGTGCCTCCGCGGTGAGGAAGGCCTGAGCAGCGGTTTTACGTTTCAGGTATCTCTTCTTTCCACGGACGCTGATATCCCGCTCAAGTGGCTCATCGGCCAGCCGGCGCTGCTCGAACTTTTAACCGCAAGCCCAGGGATGGGCAGGCGTCCTTTTCACGGCTATATCACCGCCGCCCAATGTGTCGGCGCCAATGGTGGCTTTGCTCGCTATACGGCAAGGATCGAGCCCTGGTGTGCTTTCCTCAAGTTCGGGCGCGACAGCAGGATGTTTCAGGACAAGACGGTTTTTGACATCCTAGACGCCGTCTTCGGAAGGTGGCAGGGCATGGGCAAGCTTGTCCCCATGTGGCGTTACGACATTGCCAATCGGGAGGTCTACCCTGTCCGGTCCCTGACCTGCCAATATCAGGAATCGGATTTCGCCTTCGTCGAACGGCTGATGTACGAGGAAGGCTTGTTTTACTATGTGGAACACAGCCCTGCTGGCAATGACGAGGATCCGGGCTGCCATACGCTGGTCATTGCAGACCACAACGGGGCCTTCCAGCCGAATACACAAGCCGACATTCGCTTTGCCCAACCCGGCGCAGTCATGCGGGAAGACAGCATGGACCGCTGGCGCATCGCAACGCGTTCGGTCATGGAGAGCGCCAGCATGAGCAGTTGGGACTATCGCTCAGTCAACGACCGTCCGGTGGCTGCGAGCGCCGGTTCCCATACGTCAGGCCCGATCAATCGCGACACGCCCGGGGCCTACGCCTACCCGACACGTGCGCAAGGGGAACGTATTGTCAGCAACCAGCTGCAGGCACGACAGCTGGTAAAAGAGACACATACAGGTGCCGGCACCGTACGCACACTTGCGCCCGGCACGACGTTCAGCTTGCATGGACACGCGCACCTGGATCAGGCACACAGTGATGATGCGCGAACCTTCCTGGCAGTGCGCGTACTCCACTTGGCGAACAACAACCTGAGTGCCGAGCTGCGGGGTGCGGTCACGCAGGCATTGGGACACGAGCACGCTCCGGCCTTCGGCGAGGAGCCACGCGATAGCCTGCACGCACCTGCCAACGCAATCAGCGAGCGCCCGCTTTATCGCAATCGCGTCGATGCCATTCGTAGCGAGGTGCCATACCGGAGCTGCAACGATGACGGTCATGGGGTGGTGCTCCACCCACGGCCAACGATCACCGGCCAGCAGACGGCGATCGTCGTCGGTCCCGCAGGCGCCGCGGTCCATACCGACCGCGACAACCGCATCAAGGTGCAGTTCCATTGGCAGCGTAACGCGGGCCGGGATGATCAAAGCCATAGCCGACTACACCACCCGGCTCCAGTCGGACAAACCGGCGCCCCTGCCGACGATCGTTCCGGTACCTGGGTGCGCCTGGCCATGCCACTTGCACCCATTGCGGGAGCGAACTGGGGTGCGGTGGCTGTACCGCGGGTGGGGAGCGAGGTGCTGGTTGATTTCCTGGACGGGAATATTGATCGGCCCGTCGTCATCGGTAGTCTCTACAACGGCGCGGGGGAAACTGATGCCCAGCACAACCGGAGCGCACATGGCCCCGGATCCACGACCGGCAACGCTCCAGCCTGGTTTCCTGGCGAGAGCGGTGCGCATGCGCATCCAGCGGTGCTGTCCGGTATCAAGACGCAAGGCATGAGCACCAGCCAAAGCGGCACCGGCGCCCATAACCAATTGGTATTCGACGACACGGCCGCGCAGTCGCGGCTTGCGCTGCAAAGTCGGGCCGCTTCGCAAGCGGATACTGCCGAACTCAATTTAGGCAGCCTGCGTCACCAAGTGGACAACCAGCGCCTGCATCCGCTCGGGTTTGGTGCCGAGCTGCATGCGACCGGAAGCGCTGCACTGCGCGCAGCCAGGGGTTTGCTGTTATCCACAGATAAGCGCACCGGTGCCAGTGGCAGTCAACTCGACTCGCGCGAGGCTCTGGACCAGGTCGAACAGAGCGTGGCGCTGCAGTCCGCAATGGCGCGCACCGCTCAACAACATCATGCCGTGCTGCCGGGCGAGAAAGGAGACGCCGGGGCTAAATCGGCGCCACTGCCTGCCTTGGGCGCGATGGAAGGCATCGTCGACGTATTGAAAAGCGCCGACACTGGGGCGACTTCAGTTGGCGGAAAGGGCAGCGTCGCGGCCTACAGCGAGCCCCATCTTCAGCTGTCGAGCCCAGTAGGCATTGTGGCGACAACGCCCGCCGATGCGATCTTTACCGCCGCGCATACCTCGAGCCTTAGCGCCGGCCAGGACTTGAACCTGGCAGCAGGGGCAAACAGTGGCCATGCGGTCAAATCGGGCATCAGTCTTTTCACGTACGGCAAGGCAAGCGCCAAGGAGAAGCCCAACCAGGAGCGCGGCATCAAGCTCCATGCTGCCAGCGGCAAGCTGAGCAGTCAAAGCCAGTCAGGCGAAACCCGTCTTACTGCAGACAAGACGATCACGGTCGCCAGTGTCAACAAGAATGTCACCGTCGCAGCGAACAAGCACCTGTTGCTGACCGCACAAGGGGCATGCCTGAAGCTCGAGGGAGGAAACATCATGCTGCATGCGCCTGGCAAGGTCGAGTTCAAGGCAAGCAAGAAGGAATTGACCGGCCCAGCCGATGGCAGTGTGAGCAAGCCCAGCTTGCCCAAGGCAAAGGAGATTTATAACGAAGCCTTTGTCGTGCTGGACGAGGAGACGAAACAGCCGCTGGCGCACGTGCGCCATCGGCTGGAGTCGGCCAGCGGCGTCATGGTGGAAGGCGTGACTGACGCGCAGGGCAGGACACAACGCATATTTACATCGAAACGTGAAGAACTCACCTTGCATCTGCCAAAGGATGAGTAA
- a CDS encoding SUMF1/EgtB/PvdO family nonheme iron enzyme translates to MHSSRLSALVVLAGLHLSASCSDTASLASTSSSDPNVEVRVQALLKKVKQSMRPLKGGSFEMGDWGNEDGVPYDFDAYSRPLHKVTLDGFSMMAYKVTFEDFDVFTDAVGKARIDMRERDLKDRAPKRPAGVSWYGAKAYCAWLAERSGLPFDLPTEAQWEYAARSGGRKVLFATDSGKIERGKNFPKKWIYGEKKPPVSDVGTYPPNPAGLFGMSEDTSEWVNDWFSEDYYKTSSVKNPSGPITGTKKVMRGSVGGTAEIAAMVFMRIGSDPQPMISTFPNGVTFEEVMIPFPEYSGFNVENFRCARNETTMKR, encoded by the coding sequence ATGCATTCTTCCAGACTTAGCGCGCTCGTCGTTTTGGCCGGCCTGCACCTGTCGGCTTCGTGTTCCGACACCGCGTCTCTCGCCAGCACATCATCGTCGGATCCCAATGTCGAGGTCCGTGTCCAGGCCTTGCTCAAGAAAGTGAAGCAGTCGATGCGGCCGCTGAAAGGGGGCAGTTTCGAGATGGGGGACTGGGGCAATGAAGACGGCGTTCCTTACGATTTCGATGCCTATTCCCGGCCGCTCCACAAAGTGACACTGGATGGCTTTTCGATGATGGCTTATAAGGTCACGTTCGAGGACTTCGACGTGTTCACGGATGCAGTGGGCAAGGCGCGGATCGACATGCGTGAACGCGACCTCAAGGATCGCGCACCGAAGCGCCCGGCCGGCGTGAGCTGGTATGGGGCGAAGGCCTATTGTGCTTGGCTGGCAGAGCGATCCGGCCTTCCGTTCGATTTGCCAACGGAGGCGCAGTGGGAATATGCGGCGCGGTCAGGCGGGAGGAAGGTGTTGTTCGCTACCGATAGCGGCAAGATCGAGAGGGGAAAGAATTTTCCGAAAAAATGGATATACGGGGAAAAAAAGCCGCCAGTTTCTGATGTCGGTACGTATCCTCCGAACCCAGCTGGATTGTTTGGAATGTCTGAAGATACATCCGAGTGGGTAAACGATTGGTTCAGCGAGGATTACTATAAGACCTCGTCAGTAAAAAATCCAAGCGGCCCCATCACGGGAACCAAAAAAGTAATGCGTGGTAGCGTTGGCGGAACTGCAGAAATTGCCGCCATGGTTTTTATGCGAATAGGGAGCGATCCTCAGCCGATGATATCAACTTTTCCTAATGGGGTTACCTTTGAAGAAGTGATGATTCCTTTTCCAGAGTATTCTGGTTTCAATGTCGAGAATTTTCGGTGCGCACGCAATGAAACCACAATGAAGCGTTAA
- a CDS encoding PAAR domain-containing protein, translating to MAGPLIVLGDKTSHGGAVIEASPHSDSGGKPIARMGDKTVCPKHGPNPIISGDSTLIIDGKPAARHGDKTACGAS from the coding sequence ATGGCAGGACCCTTGATCGTACTCGGCGACAAAACCTCGCACGGCGGCGCCGTCATCGAAGCGTCACCCCACAGCGACAGCGGCGGCAAGCCGATTGCGCGCATGGGCGACAAGACGGTCTGCCCGAAACACGGACCGAACCCGATCATCAGCGGCGACAGCACCCTGATCATCGACGGCAAACCGGCCGCCCGCCACGGCGACAAGACCGCCTGCGGCGCCTCCTGA
- the tssK gene encoding type VI secretion system baseplate subunit TssK, with translation MTSKVLWGEGLLLRPQHFQRQDQYHEHCLHKGIKAVHPYAWGVERLQVDREALANNVLAIHDLALRFQDGELIDAPHADALPDNVDLNALQQSQQTVTYYAALPGLKPFTGNFVPSGQAANTARFVQANQETADLYTQAAPVQLAYLKKAMRLVSEYEPRDAFVHFPLLRLRRAATGGFELDPGFVAPSLSIGAAPPLFQQLRRLLDALQAKVAALYGHHREPSRNVIEFRSGDMSSFWLLHTASSAYATLSHHFHHPSLHPERLYEQLLDVAGGLMTFSKSWTLADLPPYQHSDPGPAFAKLHTIIRELLDTVISSKYFAIALSEVRPSYHIGALDSGKIDDKTTFYIAVGADLPAVQLVDLVPLRFKVGAPDDVEKFVLSALPGVRLQYTPQPPAALAVRPDTCYFMLEAKGQMYERMLKAQSISIYVPAGLKELKLELMAVAG, from the coding sequence ATGACGAGCAAAGTACTCTGGGGCGAAGGCCTGCTGTTGCGGCCGCAGCACTTCCAGCGGCAAGACCAGTACCACGAACATTGCCTGCACAAGGGCATCAAGGCGGTGCACCCGTATGCCTGGGGGGTAGAGCGCCTGCAGGTCGACCGCGAAGCGCTGGCCAACAACGTGCTGGCCATCCACGACCTGGCGCTGCGCTTCCAGGATGGCGAACTCATTGACGCACCGCACGCGGACGCCCTGCCCGACAACGTCGACCTGAATGCCCTGCAGCAGTCGCAGCAAACCGTCACCTATTACGCCGCGCTGCCCGGCCTGAAACCGTTTACCGGCAACTTCGTTCCCAGCGGCCAGGCGGCGAACACCGCGCGCTTCGTCCAGGCCAACCAGGAGACGGCCGACCTGTACACCCAGGCGGCGCCGGTGCAGCTGGCCTACCTGAAAAAAGCGATGCGCCTGGTCTCGGAATACGAGCCGCGCGACGCCTTTGTCCACTTCCCGCTGCTGCGCCTGCGCCGCGCCGCCACCGGCGGCTTCGAGCTCGACCCGGGCTTCGTCGCGCCCAGCCTGTCGATCGGCGCCGCCCCGCCGCTGTTCCAGCAGCTGCGGCGCCTGCTCGACGCCCTGCAGGCGAAAGTGGCCGCGCTGTACGGCCACCACCGCGAGCCCAGCCGCAACGTGATCGAATTCCGCTCGGGCGACATGTCCTCGTTCTGGCTGCTGCACACCGCGAGCAGCGCCTATGCCACGCTGAGCCACCATTTCCACCATCCGAGCCTGCATCCGGAACGCCTCTACGAGCAGTTGCTGGACGTGGCCGGCGGCCTGATGACCTTCTCGAAAAGCTGGACCCTGGCCGACCTGCCGCCTTATCAACACAGCGATCCGGGCCCGGCCTTTGCCAAGCTGCACACGATCATCCGCGAGCTGCTCGACACCGTGATCTCGTCCAAGTACTTCGCCATCGCCCTCAGTGAGGTACGCCCCTCGTACCACATTGGCGCGCTCGACTCGGGCAAGATCGACGACAAGACCACCTTCTATATTGCCGTCGGCGCCGACCTGCCGGCGGTGCAGCTGGTCGACCTGGTGCCCCTGCGCTTCAAGGTCGGCGCGCCCGACGACGTCGAGAAATTCGTCCTCTCGGCGCTGCCCGGGGTGCGCCTGCAATACACCCCGCAGCCGCCCGCCGCCCTGGCCGTGCGCCCCGACACCTGCTACTTCATGCTCGAAGCAAAGGGGCAAATGTACGAGCGCATGCTCAAGGCGCAGTCGATCTCGATCTACGTGCCCGCAGGGCTCAAGGAACTGAAACTGGAACTGATGGCGGTGGCCGGCTGA
- the tssE gene encoding type VI secretion system baseplate subunit TssE, producing the protein MTGFTPGLFDRLLGVPQRGGGALSRNALEDMKDAVARDLEALLNTRSVIPEHLLKGFPECVRSVVGYGLRDFADLSLSSPSDRAAICQCIEKAIACHEPRLRKVKAHLELRDGAVNRLNFSITALLVASASQESVNFDAVLQPSTLSYSISKAGRAAPAGA; encoded by the coding sequence ATGACAGGCTTCACGCCAGGATTGTTCGACCGCCTGCTCGGGGTGCCGCAGCGCGGCGGCGGCGCGCTGTCGCGCAATGCCTTGGAAGACATGAAGGATGCGGTGGCGCGCGACCTCGAGGCGCTGCTCAATACCCGCTCGGTGATACCGGAACACCTGTTGAAGGGTTTTCCGGAATGCGTGCGTTCGGTGGTGGGTTACGGCTTGCGTGACTTCGCCGATTTGTCGCTGTCGAGTCCGTCGGACCGCGCGGCGATCTGCCAGTGCATCGAAAAGGCGATCGCCTGTCACGAGCCACGCCTGCGCAAGGTGAAGGCGCACCTGGAACTGCGCGACGGGGCCGTCAACCGCCTGAACTTTTCGATCACGGCGCTGCTCGTGGCCAGTGCGTCGCAGGAATCGGTGAATTTCGACGCCGTGCTGCAGCCTTCCACACTCAGCTACAGCATCAGCAAGGCAGGGCGCGCGGCGCCCGCGGGAGCGTAA
- the tssF gene encoding type VI secretion system baseplate subunit TssF, which produces MEQMLPYYESELGYLRRTLREFAERYPKIAGRLLIGGEVCEDPHTERMIESFALLNARIAKRLDDDYPEFTEALFDVLYPHYLRPFPSCSIARMDTAGAGQQSTAGTIPRGTELTTRPVRGAACTFRTVYEVTVAPLALNAAAFADILRAPIGVRAPANASASLSLSLACTGAQTLAQLALPTLRLFIDGEPSFCAALRDALFMRACAARVEADGNGRWLPLGAVPVCPAGFDEDEALIDFPARSHAAYRLLTEYFCFPEKFNFFDIDLAAVCAALPASTKSVTLHLALSSIRSDSNTARLLGTLSAHNVLLGCTPVVNLFRQRGEPIRLTHATASYPVLADARRAFAYEVQAIDSVNLVRQTPQGETIVEFRPFYSLQHAQTAEQHGHYWAMRRDETLLERSPGFETHITIVDIDFDPAAVETDTLNLELTCSNRDLPALLSYGQAGGDLFLEGGSSVRSISFLRKPTASCRFPSGRGAHWRLISHLSLNHLSLSAGGVDAFREMLALYDLPRSPASQRQIGGIVAIEQKATSAWLAGNPFTCLVRGVQVRLSIDEEAFIGSGIHGFAHIVERFLALYVHANSFTQLVIVSAKSGEELFTCTPKSGDLSLL; this is translated from the coding sequence ATGGAACAGATGCTGCCCTATTACGAAAGCGAGCTCGGCTACCTGCGCCGCACCCTGCGCGAATTCGCCGAGCGCTATCCGAAGATCGCCGGGCGTCTCTTGATCGGCGGCGAGGTCTGCGAAGACCCGCATACCGAGCGCATGATCGAGTCCTTCGCCCTGCTCAACGCGCGCATCGCGAAGCGCCTCGACGACGATTACCCGGAATTCACCGAAGCACTGTTCGACGTGCTCTACCCGCACTACCTGCGCCCGTTTCCCTCTTGCTCGATCGCACGCATGGACACGGCCGGCGCCGGGCAGCAGAGCACGGCCGGCACCATCCCCCGCGGCACCGAGCTCACCACCCGCCCGGTGCGCGGCGCCGCCTGCACTTTCCGCACCGTGTATGAGGTGACGGTGGCGCCGCTGGCGCTGAACGCCGCCGCGTTCGCCGACATCCTGCGCGCACCGATTGGGGTGCGCGCGCCGGCCAACGCCAGCGCCTCGCTCAGCCTGAGCCTGGCCTGTACCGGCGCGCAGACGCTGGCGCAGCTGGCGCTGCCGACGCTGCGGCTGTTCATCGATGGCGAACCCTCGTTCTGCGCGGCGCTGCGCGACGCCCTGTTCATGCGCGCCTGCGCGGCTCGGGTGGAAGCGGACGGCAATGGCCGCTGGCTGCCACTGGGGGCGGTGCCCGTGTGCCCCGCCGGCTTCGACGAAGACGAGGCGCTGATCGACTTCCCGGCGCGCTCGCACGCGGCTTATCGCCTGTTGACGGAATACTTCTGCTTTCCCGAAAAATTCAATTTCTTCGATATCGACCTGGCCGCCGTCTGCGCCGCCCTGCCCGCGAGCACCAAGTCGGTCACGCTGCACCTGGCCTTGTCCAGCATCCGCAGCGACTCGAACACGGCCCGCCTGCTCGGCACCCTGTCGGCCCATAACGTGCTGCTCGGCTGCACGCCGGTGGTGAATTTGTTCCGCCAGCGCGGCGAGCCGATCCGCCTGACCCACGCCACGGCGAGTTACCCGGTGCTGGCCGATGCGCGCCGCGCCTTTGCCTACGAGGTGCAGGCGATCGATTCGGTGAACCTGGTGCGGCAGACGCCGCAAGGCGAAACCATCGTTGAATTCCGCCCCTTCTATTCGCTGCAGCACGCCCAGACGGCAGAGCAGCACGGGCATTACTGGGCGATGCGGCGCGACGAGACCCTGCTCGAGCGCAGTCCCGGTTTCGAGACGCACATCACCATCGTCGACATCGACTTCGACCCCGCCGCCGTCGAGACCGACACCCTGAACCTGGAACTGACCTGCTCGAACCGCGACCTGCCCGCCCTGCTCAGCTACGGCCAGGCTGGCGGCGATCTGTTCCTGGAAGGGGGATCGAGCGTGCGCAGCATCAGCTTCCTGCGCAAACCCACGGCTTCCTGCCGCTTTCCCAGCGGCCGCGGCGCGCACTGGCGGCTGATTTCGCACCTGTCGCTGAACCACCTGTCGCTCAGCGCCGGCGGCGTGGATGCCTTCCGCGAAATGCTGGCCCTGTACGACCTGCCGCGCTCGCCCGCATCGCAGCGCCAGATCGGCGGCATTGTCGCCATCGAACAGAAAGCCACCAGCGCCTGGCTGGCAGGCAATCCGTTTACCTGCCTGGTGCGCGGCGTGCAGGTGCGCTTGAGCATCGACGAGGAAGCCTTCATCGGCAGCGGCATCCACGGCTTTGCCCACATCGTCGAGCGTTTTCTTGCTCTGTATGTGCATGCCAACAGTTTCACGCAACTGGTCATCGTGTCCGCGAAAAGCGGGGAAGAATTATTCACATGCACACCCAAAAGCGGCGATTTGAGCCTGCTGTAA
- a CDS encoding Hsp70 family protein, whose product MIVGIDLGTTNSLAAVWENGAARLIPNSVGEFLTPSCVSVDEDGSILVGRAARERLQTHPKASAANFKRLMGSDKTLQLGKKSFRPEELSALILRSLKEDVEAALGQPVLEAIITVPAYFSDAQRKATRAAGQLAGLKVERLLNEPTAAAMAYGIHLRDSESKFLVFDLGGGTFDVSVLDLFENVMEVRASAGDNYLGGEDFVGVLVERFFQEAKVPQALRGDPQFMQRLHAQVELAKRALSEAPQASIRVGDGKADYGMTLDEASFEKACADLLARLRHPVERALRDARLPIAQLDNIVLAGGATRMPIVRRMVARMFGRFPSGDINPDEVVALGAAVQAGLKMNDAALDEVVMTDVAPYSLGTDTSISLDNGNMSHGHFDPIIERNTVIPVSRVKRYYPVQDNQAQVDLNIYQGEARMAADNIKLGQLKIKLPPGPRDQNAVDVRLTYDVNGLLQVEATLVRTGEVHTLVIEGNPGLLTEAEIAQRLVALSELKIHPRDRMENRTLLARGERLYQQLRGVAREQLGKQITHFETALESQDRHVIAPALVEFRKVLDYFEHQSFLLPDD is encoded by the coding sequence ATGATCGTCGGGATTGACCTGGGCACCACCAACAGCCTGGCCGCGGTATGGGAAAACGGCGCGGCGCGCCTGATTCCGAACAGCGTCGGCGAATTCCTGACACCTTCCTGCGTCAGCGTCGACGAGGACGGCTCGATTCTGGTCGGACGGGCCGCGCGCGAACGCCTGCAGACGCATCCGAAGGCGAGTGCCGCCAACTTCAAGCGTTTGATGGGCAGCGACAAGACGCTCCAGCTGGGGAAAAAAAGTTTTCGCCCTGAGGAACTCTCCGCCCTGATCCTGCGCTCGCTGAAGGAAGACGTCGAGGCGGCGCTGGGCCAGCCGGTGCTTGAAGCCATCATCACCGTCCCTGCGTACTTCTCCGACGCGCAGCGAAAAGCGACCCGCGCCGCCGGTCAATTAGCCGGCCTGAAAGTCGAACGCCTGCTCAACGAACCCACCGCGGCGGCAATGGCCTACGGCATCCACCTGCGCGACAGCGAATCGAAATTCCTCGTCTTCGACCTGGGCGGCGGCACCTTCGACGTGTCCGTGCTCGACCTGTTCGAAAACGTGATGGAAGTGCGCGCCTCGGCCGGCGACAATTACCTGGGCGGCGAAGATTTCGTCGGCGTCCTGGTCGAGCGCTTCTTCCAGGAAGCGAAAGTGCCGCAAGCGCTGCGTGGCGACCCCCAGTTCATGCAGCGCCTGCACGCCCAGGTGGAACTGGCCAAGCGCGCGCTGAGCGAGGCGCCGCAGGCATCCATCCGCGTCGGCGACGGCAAGGCGGATTACGGCATGACGCTCGACGAAGCAAGCTTCGAGAAAGCCTGCGCCGATTTGCTGGCACGCCTGCGCCACCCGGTCGAGCGCGCCCTGCGCGACGCCCGCCTGCCGATCGCCCAGCTCGACAACATCGTGCTGGCCGGCGGCGCGACGCGGATGCCGATCGTGCGCCGGATGGTCGCGCGCATGTTCGGGCGCTTCCCGTCGGGCGACATCAATCCGGACGAAGTCGTCGCCCTGGGGGCGGCGGTGCAGGCCGGCCTGAAGATGAACGATGCGGCCCTCGACGAAGTCGTGATGACCGATGTCGCCCCGTATTCGCTCGGCACCGATACGTCGATCAGCCTCGACAACGGGAACATGTCGCACGGCCATTTCGACCCGATCATCGAACGCAATACCGTGATCCCGGTCAGCCGCGTCAAGCGTTACTACCCCGTGCAGGACAACCAGGCCCAGGTCGACCTGAACATCTACCAGGGCGAAGCGCGCATGGCGGCCGACAACATCAAGCTCGGTCAACTGAAGATCAAGCTGCCGCCCGGCCCGCGCGACCAGAACGCCGTCGATGTGCGCCTGACCTATGACGTGAACGGCCTGCTGCAGGTGGAGGCGACGCTGGTGCGCACGGGTGAAGTGCACACGCTCGTGATCGAAGGGAATCCCGGCCTGTTGACCGAGGCGGAGATCGCCCAGCGCCTGGTGGCGCTGTCGGAACTGAAAATCCACCCGCGCGACCGTATGGAAAACCGTACCCTGCTGGCACGTGGCGAGCGCCTGTACCAGCAGCTGCGCGGCGTGGCGCGGGAACAGCTCGGCAAGCAGATCACGCATTTCGAAACGGCGCTGGAATCGCAGGACCGCCACGTGATCGCTCCGGCCCTGGTCGAATTCCGCAAGGTGCTCGACTACTTCGAGCACCAGAGTTTCCTGCTCCCGGACGATTGA